In the Scomber japonicus isolate fScoJap1 chromosome 18, fScoJap1.pri, whole genome shotgun sequence genome, one interval contains:
- the LOC128378307 gene encoding meteorin-like protein: MLPNVIVLMYILALQLRHCAADLCNWSGSGFAAGVDSRIVLQVRLRCTEGWVRWVYPSQAVRVVLEPNLSSARRTIVCIKLSPSFRGASVFIERTGKLELLVTDGGRPEQVFCFRADGPQRPAIYLQASPQRDGAWSRRAMGFRYELLGNRSAALNLGHSGLQTSCQPCNDTELLMAICNSDFVVRGYIKNVSHHPEHQATLVAVSALRVYWQRSGVFKQQVATSGSSGSVTSWHGHINTLLQCHVKPGDGEFLFTGSEHFGEAWLGCAPRYKDFLSVYRTARASRRNSCDFPLD; encoded by the exons ATGTTGCCAAATGTGATTGTTTTGATGTATATTCTGGCTCTGCAGTTACGGCACTGTGCAGCTGATCTGTGCAACTGGAGTGGAAG CGGTTTTGCAGCTGGTGTGGACTCCAGGATTGTACTCCAGGTGCGGCTTCGCTGTACAGAGGGCTGGGTGAGGTGGGTTTACCCGAGCCAGGCTGTCAGGGTGGTCCTGGAGCCTAACCTGTCTTCCGCCCGGCGCACCATCGTCTGCATCAAACTGTCTCCGTCTTTCCGCGGAGCCAGCGTGTTCATTGAACGGACTGGGAAACTGGAGCTGCTGGTGACAGACGGCGGGCGTCCTGAGCAGGTGTTCTGTTTCCGGGCAGATGGGCCTCAGAGGCCCGCTATCTACCTTCAGGCCAGCCCGCAGAGAGATGGAGCCTGGAGCCGACGCGCAATGGGCTTCAGATATGAACTGCTGGGCAACAGGAGCGCTGCACTCAACCTGGGCCACAGCGGGCTGCAGA CTTCATGCCAGCCCTGTAATGACACAGAACTTCTTATGGCCATCTGCAACAGTGATTTTG ttgtcCGAGGATACATCAAGAATGTGTCCCACCACCCTGAACATCAGGCAACCCTTGTGGCGGTGTCAGCCTTGAGGGTGTACTGGCAGCGCAGTGGAGTGTTCAAGCAGCAAGTGGCTACCTCTGGGTCATCTGGGTCAGTCACATCTTGGCATGGACACATCAACACACTCCTGCAGTGCCATGTGAAGCCTGGGGATGGAGAGTTTCTTTTCACGGGGTCAGAACACTTTGGGGAAGCTTGGTTAGGGTGTGCCCCGCGCTACaaagacttcctgtctgtctaccggACTGCCCGTGCGTCACGTCGGAATTCCTGCGACTTCCCTTTAGACTGA
- the cbx8a gene encoding chromobox protein homolog 8a isoform X1 has product MELSAVGESVFAAESIIKRRIRRGRWEYQVKWKGWSQKYSTWEPEENILDARLFAAFEERERERELFGPKKRGPKPETFLLKAKAKAKAKTYEFRRDPPRGIQVSYPIPEPVITPRAREGLRAVVPTIFPPSTVNRGESVHIRPPEPERRPRPAPPESLTVQEPASFPKKRGRKPKLHLHYDEEDACSSAEPDTKRSRLLEEPVSHSLSKMSQRLHHRGETSDPSLIQLTKRFQEKTTITPKSSSEQRHLGGAGLTYTCAFRPDVRKGDQGGHRTTCLAGMSVPQPGKHSAKHRSHQMKDCCLSLEEPTAKSRQNESIQDLSTRPASSWTPSFSNLDSVTVTDVTMNFLTVTIRENSTDKGFFRDTR; this is encoded by the exons ATGGAGCTCTCGGCTGTTGGTGAGAGCGTCTTCGCAGCCGAGTCCATCATTAAACGGAGAATCAGACGG GGTCGTTGGGAATATCAAGTGAAATGGAAGGGCTGGTCTCAGAA GTACAGCACTTGGGAGCCGGAGGAAAACATTCTGGATGCACGTCTCTTCGCTGCCTTCGAGGAGAG GGAACGCGAGCGAGAGTTGTTCGGGCCGAAAAAGAGGGGACCCAAGCCGGAGACATTTCTCCTGAAG GCCAAAGCCAAAGCCAAAGCAAAGACGTATGAATTTAGAAGAGACCCTCCCAGGGGAATCCAGGTTTCCTATCCCATCCCGGAGCCCGTCATAACGCCGAGGGCCCGGGAGGGTTTACGCGCCGTGGTTCCCACAATCTTCCCACCGAGTACGGTCAACAGAGGAGAAAGTGTCCACATCCGACCACCAGAGCCAGAGCGGAGGCCCAGACCTGCTCCACCGGAGTCTCTCACAGTCCAAGAACCAGCCAGTTTCCCCAAAAAGAGAGGGCGCAAACCGAAGCTGCATTTGCATTACGATGAAGAAGATGCGTGCAGCTCAGCAGAACCTGACACCAAACGGAGCAGGTTACTGGAAGAGCCAGTGTCACACAGTCTGTCCAAAATGTCCCAACGCTTGCATCATCGAGGAGAGACGTCAGATCCGAGCCTCATCCAGCTGACTAAGAGGTTCCAGGAGAAGACCACGATCACGCCTAAATCCAGCAGCGAGCAGAGACATTTGGGTGGTGCAGGCCTAACATACACTTGCGCGTTCCGTCCAGATGTGCGCAAAGGTGATCAAGGGGGTCACAGGACTACTTGTTTGGCCGGGATGTCTGTTCCTCAGCCGGGCAAGCACTCTGCAAAACACCGGAGCCATCAGATGAAGGACTGCTGTCTGTCCCTGGAGGAGCCGACTGCAAAATCCAGACAGAACGAGTCCATCCAGGATTTATCCACACGACCGGCCTCGTCTTGGACCCCCAGTTTCTCCAACCTGGACTCTGTGACAGTGACAGATGTCACCATGAACTTCTTGACAGTCACCATCAGAGAGAACAGCACGGACAAAGGCTTTTTCAGAGATACAAGATGA
- the cbx8a gene encoding chromobox protein homolog 8a isoform X2 has product MELSAVGESVFAAESIIKRRIRRGRWEYQVKWKGWSQKYSTWEPEENILDARLFAAFEERERERELFGPKKRGPKPETFLLKAKAKAKTYEFRRDPPRGIQVSYPIPEPVITPRAREGLRAVVPTIFPPSTVNRGESVHIRPPEPERRPRPAPPESLTVQEPASFPKKRGRKPKLHLHYDEEDACSSAEPDTKRSRLLEEPVSHSLSKMSQRLHHRGETSDPSLIQLTKRFQEKTTITPKSSSEQRHLGGAGLTYTCAFRPDVRKGDQGGHRTTCLAGMSVPQPGKHSAKHRSHQMKDCCLSLEEPTAKSRQNESIQDLSTRPASSWTPSFSNLDSVTVTDVTMNFLTVTIRENSTDKGFFRDTR; this is encoded by the exons ATGGAGCTCTCGGCTGTTGGTGAGAGCGTCTTCGCAGCCGAGTCCATCATTAAACGGAGAATCAGACGG GGTCGTTGGGAATATCAAGTGAAATGGAAGGGCTGGTCTCAGAA GTACAGCACTTGGGAGCCGGAGGAAAACATTCTGGATGCACGTCTCTTCGCTGCCTTCGAGGAGAG GGAACGCGAGCGAGAGTTGTTCGGGCCGAAAAAGAGGGGACCCAAGCCGGAGACATTTCTCCTGAAGG CCAAAGCCAAAGCAAAGACGTATGAATTTAGAAGAGACCCTCCCAGGGGAATCCAGGTTTCCTATCCCATCCCGGAGCCCGTCATAACGCCGAGGGCCCGGGAGGGTTTACGCGCCGTGGTTCCCACAATCTTCCCACCGAGTACGGTCAACAGAGGAGAAAGTGTCCACATCCGACCACCAGAGCCAGAGCGGAGGCCCAGACCTGCTCCACCGGAGTCTCTCACAGTCCAAGAACCAGCCAGTTTCCCCAAAAAGAGAGGGCGCAAACCGAAGCTGCATTTGCATTACGATGAAGAAGATGCGTGCAGCTCAGCAGAACCTGACACCAAACGGAGCAGGTTACTGGAAGAGCCAGTGTCACACAGTCTGTCCAAAATGTCCCAACGCTTGCATCATCGAGGAGAGACGTCAGATCCGAGCCTCATCCAGCTGACTAAGAGGTTCCAGGAGAAGACCACGATCACGCCTAAATCCAGCAGCGAGCAGAGACATTTGGGTGGTGCAGGCCTAACATACACTTGCGCGTTCCGTCCAGATGTGCGCAAAGGTGATCAAGGGGGTCACAGGACTACTTGTTTGGCCGGGATGTCTGTTCCTCAGCCGGGCAAGCACTCTGCAAAACACCGGAGCCATCAGATGAAGGACTGCTGTCTGTCCCTGGAGGAGCCGACTGCAAAATCCAGACAGAACGAGTCCATCCAGGATTTATCCACACGACCGGCCTCGTCTTGGACCCCCAGTTTCTCCAACCTGGACTCTGTGACAGTGACAGATGTCACCATGAACTTCTTGACAGTCACCATCAGAGAGAACAGCACGGACAAAGGCTTTTTCAGAGATACAAGATGA
- the cbx4 gene encoding E3 SUMO-protein ligase CBX4, with amino-acid sequence MELPAAGEHVFAVEGIEKKRIRKGKIEYLVKWRGWSPKYNTWEPEENILDPRLLVAFQHRERQEQLMGYRKRGPKPKHLLLQVPSFARRSCIPAGFEDIPQEAEGSIKSDPVQVQRSRPQQYQLNSKKHHQYQPSSQEVPSDQQTNGKKKFIYQLNSKKHHHYEPDPNMYYAQVSRFKEVVKVQEPASKPANPGWNLPLALQQKWVRDKDTGCLSKVKELAVEVRKPAFKEAESENAIKPNPKDATFPSAVSSKMKIIKNKNKNGRIVIVMSKYMDSNKVHGAKGKHGESSSEEKPQNTKSTVNNPAHRTKMVEQLHLDNGIPKEICNGSSPPAAEHPIKCSPKDRHFSKPSPSTAEEYNTEVARGQADLPEDLPLQLTAISPPTSWAVDTNIPTPTSIDHIRIPSFPGDRKRKLSDPVEDRSVSKTFLTSRSLSVPSTVVTPPQDKPMDLHCSGPRHSSTPTYDVIDSGSQEEPMDLSCPKTKKQVDLEVQPEPVLEPVPEPVPETEPEPEPEPAVKDIPTVTEDTQKSTEKSQQVPVKTISPFMGNIIITDITTNSLTVTFKEYVSF; translated from the exons ATGGAGCTCCCTGCCGCCGGAGAGCACGTCTTTGCGGTGGAGGGCATCGAGAAGAAGCGCATCCGCAAG GGCAAGATAGAGTACCTGGTCAAGTGGCGAGGCTGGTCTCCCAA ATACAACACATGGGAACCAGAGGAAAACATCCTTGACCCTCGGCTCCTCGTCGCATTTCAACACAG agagaggcaggagCAGCTGATGGGATATCGTAAACGGGGGCCAAAACCAAAACATCTTTTACTCCAG GTGCCCTCATTTGCCCGAAGATCATGTATTCCAGCAGGTTTTGAAGACATACCTCAGGAAGCAGAGGGTAGCATCAAGTCAGATCCCGTCCAGGTCCAGCGCTCCCGGCCGCAACAGTACCAGCTGAACAGCAAAAAGCACCATCAGTACCAGCCCAGCAGCCAGGAGGTCCCTTCCGATCAGCAAACCAACGGCAAGAAGAAGTTCATCTACCAGCTCAACAGCAAGAAGCACCACCACTATGAGCCTGACCCTAATATGTACTACGCACAGGTTTCTAGGTTTAAAGAGGTGGTCAAAGTTCAGGAACCAGCAAGTAAACCAGCCAACCCTGGCTGGAACTTACCACTGGCACTGCAGCAGAAATGGGTTCGTGACAAAGACACTGGCTGCTTGAGCAAAGTGAAAGAACTGGCAGTAGAAGTGAGGAAACCAGCTTTTAAAGAGGCTGAGAGTGAAAATGCCATCAAACCCAATCCTAAAGACGCAACCTTCCCTAGTGCTGTTAgcagcaaaatgaaaataatcaagaataaaaacaagaatggGCGTATCGTTATTGTGATGAGCAAATACATGGACAGTAACAAGGTTCATGGAGCAAAGGGTAAACATGGGGAATCATCGAGTGAAGAGAAACCCCAAAACACCAAATCAACAGTAAACAATCCAGCACACAGAACCAAAATGGTGGAGCAGTTGCACCTGGATAACGGTATCCCTAAAGAGATCTGTAACGGCAGCTCCCCACCTGCTGCAGAACATCCCATTAAGTGTTCCCCAAAGGACAGACATTTCTCCAAACCTTCGCCAAGCACAGCAGAGGAATATAACACTGAAGTGGCTCGGGGTCAGGCTGATCTACCAGAAGATTTGCCCCTACAGCTGACTGCTATCTCACCCCCAACATCATGGGCTGTTGACACTAACATCCCAACCCCTACGTCTATCGACCACATCAGAATTCCTTCTTTTCCCGGTGACCGGAAGCGAAAACTCTCAGATCCTGTGGAGGACCGGAGTGTTTCCAAAACCTTCTTGACTTCCAGAAGCCTAAGTGTGCCCAGTACTGTGGTCACTCCACCCCAGGACAAACCTATGGACCTCCACTGTAGCGGCCCTCGCCACAGCAGTACACCTACATATGATGTTATAGACTCTGGCAGCCAAGAGGAGCCTATGGACCTCAGCTGCCCAAAGACTAAGAAGCAAGTGGATCTGGAAGTACAGCCAGAGCCAGTGCTTGAGCCAGTGCCTGAGCCAGTGCCTGAGACTGAGCCAgagcctgagcctgagcctgCTGTCAAAGACATACCTACTGTGACTGAGGACACACAGAAATCCACAGAGAAGTCTCAACAAGTACCTGTTAAAACAATCTCCCCTTTTATGGGAAAtatcatcatcactgacataACAACAAACAGTCTCACTGTCACCTTCAAGGAATATgtttctttctaa